The genome window TGGCCAGATATTATCTTAAAGATGACCATATTGTTATATTGATTAAAATGGCTGTAGAACATGCTGAAGAAAAATAATATAAATATAATCATCACATTTTCTTTCATTTAATTAATTATTATTTCATTTAAATTAATCTAATCAATTTTCCTAGGGATTTTTATTTTCTTTTATTTTCATTAACAAATTTTATCAAGTAATTATTGATTAAATTTATTTTCCATAATTTAATATATAATATTTTACATAGAATAAATATGAATATTTCTAATTTAAATTAGAATTATAATACCTCTGTTGATGGAGATGAGATTATGAAAGCAAGTGAATTTATTGGGAAGACTGTAATTGATAAGAAGGGTCAGGAAATTGGAAAAATTGCGGACATAATTTTAAAACCTTCTGATTGTTTAATTGATAAAATACTAGTTTCTGATGGAGCTGTTTTAAATAAAAAATACTTCACAATCACTGAAAGTGAAATTGAGGCTATTGGTGATTATGTAATATTAAAAATATCAATAACTGATGTTGAAGAGAGAATTAGTCAGGAAGAAGCTGATTCTCTTAAAAAAATTGAATTAAACTTCAAAAAAATTGTCGGAAAAACTGTTATCACCAGCAATGGTGTGAAACTGGGAACTGTAGAGGATATAATGATCCAACCGCATGAATGTTTAATGGAAAGTATAATTGTAAAAACCAAATCAGATCTAGGAAAAAAGAGTTTCATGCTAGAAAATAATGAAATTAAAGATATAAAAGATTATTTAATAACTAATATGGATTTTGACAGTATTGAAGATAGAATTGTTTAATAAAATAGATATGTGCTCTTATTTAGAAAAATAAAATAAAAAAAGGATAAATTAATTTATCCTTTAAAACAAATTAATTTTAGATTTTAGTTAGTAATTTTGCTTTTAAGGCAACTTTTTTGCTTAAAATGTACTGTTTAAACGCAAAATTTTTTATAACTATATTAGCTCTTTTATTAAGAACCTTTCCATGGTATTTAGGAGGGTGAGCCTTAAAATAGTTAATTTGCTTGTTTAATTTCTTAGCTTGTTTTTTGTATTGAGCTAAAGCAGCTAATAATCCTTTGGCTTTGGTATTATTTTTATAAGTTGTCGTTAAGTTGTCAATTTTAACTATCAGAGCATTTAACTTTGTTTGGGTTGAATTCAACTTAGTCAACTGAGTATTAGTTAAGTTTGTTGTGGCTTTATGATTTTTATTTAATATTGTTGTGTTATTTCCATTGGAAGCGGCATCTGTTGCAAATGCAGGCACAATTGCGGCTACCATAATTATGGAACATAATAATGCAAATACTCTTTTTTGCAAATTTTCACCTCTTGAATGTAAATTATAAATATTCTTTTTTTCTTATTTAAAGGCTTTGTATAACCTATTTTTAAAAATAAGTCAATTTAAATCTTTTTAAGTCCGGCTTTATTGTTGGACCTTAACAATATTCTCTTGGTTTAAAGTTCAATCATATAAAACTATTTTTTAAGCTTTTAATTAGATTTAAGCCTGTTTCAAATGTTTTTAAAAATAAGGGGGCATTATTGAAATTAATAATTTTTCGTTATTTATTGGTAAAGATGGATATATTATTAATAATTAATATACCTGAAAATAAAATTATACCATGGTAATCGTTAATAAAATGTGGAATTAGGTTAATTAGATTAATTATATTTGATTCTCTGTTTGATTTTTTTAATTCACAGTGGATTAATATTTCACAAAATAAAAAATTATCAGGGTGATTAAAAATGAAATATATTTATCTTTCATATAGCTTAGATGAAGATTCACCGGTTTATAAGGGCCTAAAAAAACCATCAATAGATCATAAAAGCACTATTCCTGAAGATGGTTACAATACCTATTTACTTTGTGTAGAAAATCATTCCGGAACTCATGTAGATGCTCCAGGTCATTTTTTAGAAGATGGAAAATCTATTTCTGATTATGATGTGGAAAAGTTGATTTTTAATAATGTGTTAATTTTAGAAATTCATCAAGCTCCAGATAGTGAAATAAGCCTTCAAGATTTTCAAAACATCCTTGAAAACCATGAAAATTTGAATTCTAAAGATAAAACTAAATATAACTGGAAATCTGTTGACTTTATTTTAATAATAACTGGTTTTTTTAAATACCGGCAAAAAAATTTAGAGAAATATTTGACAGAAAACCCGGGCATAAATACTGAGGTAATAAACTTTTTAAGAGAAAATTTTCCATCAATCAGAGGGATTGGAATAGATTCGGTTTCTATATCCTGTTTTAGTAATCCAGATAATGCAACTGAGGCACACAAAACAGCATTTATTAAAAAAAACAATTATGGAGAACCTCTTTTACTGGTTGAAGATATGGATTTAAGTTCTTTATCTGCAAAAGATAATATAAAACAGTTATTTCTGATTCCGTGGCAATTTAAGGGTATTGACAGTGCACCATGTACTGTAATAGTTCAATTACATTAATTCATAAATAAACCATAAATAGCCAATATATATCAAATGAATATAAATTTAATTAAAATTCAAAAATTAGCAAGGTGCAGCTATGCAGATGTTATTAAAACCAGTGGGCATAATTCATTCTCCTTTTAAAGAAAGAAAGGATTCACCACACCAGGGGAGATATGGGGATCAAACCAGTGAGATACATATCTTTGATGAATATGTGGATGCCTTGGAAGGAATTGAAAAATATAAAAATCTTATCATACTTTACTGGTTTGATAAAGCTGAAAGAGAATTGCTTAAAGTAATTCCTTTTGGGAAATTCAAAAAAAGAGGAGTTTTCTCTACTAGAGCTCCTAGCAGACCTAACCCTATTTCTTTTTCATTAGTTGATCTATTAAACGTAAAACAAAATAAACTGACCGTTAAAGGATTAGAAGCCCTTGATGGATCTCTTGTTGTGGATATTAAACCATACTGGAAAGACATTGATTGTGTGGAGTAATTTTGAATTTAATTTTATAATTATTAATTATAATTTATTATTTTATAAAATTCAAAAAATACTAAATGTATTTAATCTCCTAAATCTCTCACAAAAGGATCAATTTTACAATCACAAGCTTTATTTTTTATTTCATCAACTTTAATTCCTAATTTTTGCACAGGCTCTTTTCCTGATGCTTCTACCATAGTTCTAACAGTTTTTGGGAATCCAGATCCACCATAAGTTGCAAAAAAGGCCACGTCTTTAAACTTATCTTTATTTTCAAGGAGATAAGTCTTCACCGGAACTGCTGGAAATCCGGCCCATATTGGTGTACCTACAATTACTAGATCATAGTTTGAAGGATCTTTCTCTAACGGTTTAATGGTAGTTAATTTACCACGGTTGGCTTGATAGGCGGATTTTATCCATCCAATGATTCCAGAACGTTTTTGGGTGTCATATATCTCTTCTATATCACATTGCATTTCCTGGGCAATGGACTGGGCAACTTCTCTGGTGTTCCCGCTTCTTGAATAATAAACTACTAGTGCTTTCATGTGGATATATTAGTTTAAATAACATTTATAATTAGCATTTGTAGATACAGTTGCAATAACAATATGATTTAATTATAATAACTTAGTTATAATATAATTAATTACCTAGAATTGACAATAATCATAATATATCATTAATGGAGTGAAAAAATGGCTCATGAAAGTTCCTTTCCTCAATCTGAATGGCAAAATGAATATTTAACGGCTTATCTTAAAGTCATGAAACTTTGGAAAGTAGAACATCAATCTTATGAAGTGGAAACCAGCTTTGGAACTACTCATATGAACATATGTGGTCCTGAAAATGCACCTACTTTAATACTATTACATGCAGCTTCTGTAGGTTCTTCGGAGTGGTATGCTAATGTAGCTTCATGGTGTAAAGATTTTAGAATTCTGGCCATTGATACCATTGGTGATTGTGGATGGAGCAAAGCCACTAAAAAGATGGAAAAAAGGGAAGATTATAATGAATGGCTTCTGGAAATAATGGATAATTTTGATCTTGATAAAGCCAGCTTTATTGGCCACTCTTATGGTGGATGGCTAGCTATGAATATGGCCATTTTTAATCCAGATAAAGTGGATAAACTTGTTTTATTAGCTCCTGCTGCTTCAATACAATCATTTAAATTTTTAATAAAACTAGGATTAAAAATGCCCAAACTTCCAGTGAATATTTCTGCAGAAAAAATTCTTAAAATGATGGCTGCTGGAGATTTTCAGCCTAAAGCGGAGTTCATAGATTTAATGGATGTGGTTAATCGGAATTGCAGACCAGAAATGGTTTTTCCTACTGTTTACTCTGATAATGAACTCAAAAGTATTACCAACCCCACATTACTTTTATTAGGCGATCAAGAATCTATTTATTCTCCTTTAAAAGCTGTTAAAAGAGCCAGAAAATTCATTCCTAATATTAAATCAGATATTATTCTTCACGCGGGTCATTTATTAAATATGGAACAAGCTGAAAAAGTCAACTATAAGGTTTTGAAGTTCCTAAATTCAGATTAAGATATATTTTGGTGTAAAAATGCAGGATTCTGATTTTAAAACTAATAAAGATAAAATCAATGAAGAGGCAATGCCTTGGCTTGAAAAAGGAAATGATTATTTCATGGCTGGAGAATTCAAGGAAGCTCTTTTATCTTATGATAAAGCACTGGAATTTGATCCTGAAAACAGTAAAATATGGGATAATAGGGGAGTTGTTTTGGCGGACTTGGGATGGCATGTAGAAGCAATAGAGTCATTTGAAATTGCTCTGGATCTGGAACCTGATAATTCAAAAGCCTGGTCTAATATGGGAGTTTCTTTAGGAGCATCCAATAGATTCGAAGAGGCTATAAACTGTTTTGATATGGCGATAGAACTCGACCCAGAAGATGATGATGCCTGGAGTAACAAAGGCACGGCTTATTTTAGTATGGCCCAGTATGAAAAATCACTTGAAAGTTTTAATAATGCCTTAGATATAAATTCTAATAATCCTGGTGCACTAGCGGGTAAAGGATCAGCATTACGTTTTTTAAGGAGATATGAAGAAGCAGCAGTAGCATTGGAAAAATTCATGAAAAAGGCTCCTGAAGATTTATTACATATGCGAGAAGAAGCCTGGGCGATTTTACTGGAGATAAAACTTATTATGGAACGTGAAAATCAGGAAAATGGAAATTAAATTTTCAAAAATAATATTATGTGGGTTTATAATGCCCAAAACGAGTTATAAAACTACTAATGATTGAAAAGCTTCCAGAGATAGAAATAAAAAGGGGTTGTTAGGAGTGAAAATAGGGAGGTGCTATCTCTGGAAGCATTTTGTTTTTGACCCATCAACAAAAATAATAACTTAAAGTTGAGGGCTACAAATAGGGGGTGATGTGTGTTCACTACACACAATTGGTTATGTACTAGCCATCATATATAAATCTATCGGATAGATTAGGTAATTTGAATCATTTATATTCTTTTGATTTTTTAAAATATTAATTAAGGAGATTCAATATATGGATTCACCATTTAAAATTGAAGGACCAATATTTATAGGTCGTAGCTGGGATGAATATTTAAAAATGTTTGATTTAGACTTGGAAAAATTAAATAAGAATAAAATTTTAGACTGTGCAGCTGGTGCCAGTTCATTTACCTATTTTTTATCAAAAAATGGTATTGATGCATCTGCAGTTGACATATTATATGATAAGGATCCCGAATTTCTAAAAAAAAGGTGTAAAGAACATTTAATTGCACTGGTTGAATCCTTAGGAAAAATGGAATATGAATTTGTCTGGAGTTTTTTTAAAAATCTTGATGATCTAAAGAGTCATCGCATGCAATCTTGCCAGGATTTTAACAGTGATTATGAACTTAATCGAGAAAAAAAATATATTAAAGCAGATTTGACTCAATTACCCTTTGAAGATAATAGTTTTGATATAGTGTTGTGTGCACACCTTTTGTTTATCTATGATCATCGGTTGGATTGGAATTTCCATCT of Methanobacteriales archaeon HGW-Methanobacteriales-1 contains these proteins:
- a CDS encoding flavodoxin, which codes for MKALVVYYSRSGNTREVAQSIAQEMQCDIEEIYDTQKRSGIIGWIKSAYQANRGKLTTIKPLEKDPSNYDLVIVGTPIWAGFPAVPVKTYLLENKDKFKDVAFFATYGGSGFPKTVRTMVEASGKEPVQKLGIKVDEIKNKACDCKIDPFVRDLGD
- the tsaA gene encoding tRNA (N6-threonylcarbamoyladenosine(37)-N6)-methyltransferase TrmO, giving the protein MLLKPVGIIHSPFKERKDSPHQGRYGDQTSEIHIFDEYVDALEGIEKYKNLIILYWFDKAERELLKVIPFGKFKKRGVFSTRAPSRPNPISFSLVDLLNVKQNKLTVKGLEALDGSLVVDIKPYWKDIDCVE
- a CDS encoding pilus assembly protein PilF, producing the protein MQDSDFKTNKDKINEEAMPWLEKGNDYFMAGEFKEALLSYDKALEFDPENSKIWDNRGVVLADLGWHVEAIESFEIALDLEPDNSKAWSNMGVSLGASNRFEEAINCFDMAIELDPEDDDAWSNKGTAYFSMAQYEKSLESFNNALDINSNNPGALAGKGSALRFLRRYEEAAVALEKFMKKAPEDLLHMREEAWAILLEIKLIMERENQENGN
- a CDS encoding class I SAM-dependent methyltransferase, with translation MDSPFKIEGPIFIGRSWDEYLKMFDLDLEKLNKNKILDCAAGASSFTYFLSKNGIDASAVDILYDKDPEFLKKRCKEHLIALVESLGKMEYEFVWSFFKNLDDLKSHRMQSCQDFNSDYELNREKKYIKADLTQLPFEDNSFDIVLCAHLLFIYDHRLDWNFHLSAVEEMIRVSSNEVRIYPLVKNKGKKSIFVDKLIKNLPEGLKTEIVEVDYQFRRGGNEMLRIVK
- a CDS encoding cyclase, translated to MKYIYLSYSLDEDSPVYKGLKKPSIDHKSTIPEDGYNTYLLCVENHSGTHVDAPGHFLEDGKSISDYDVEKLIFNNVLILEIHQAPDSEISLQDFQNILENHENLNSKDKTKYNWKSVDFILIITGFFKYRQKNLEKYLTENPGINTEVINFLRENFPSIRGIGIDSVSISCFSNPDNATEAHKTAFIKKNNYGEPLLLVEDMDLSSLSAKDNIKQLFLIPWQFKGIDSAPCTVIVQLH